A genome region from Primulina eburnea isolate SZY01 chromosome 9, ASM2296580v1, whole genome shotgun sequence includes the following:
- the LOC140840913 gene encoding uncharacterized protein, translating to MAGNLQITMFKYSSTEVPIFEGEHYDYWSTEMMDFFITEDLWDIIENDYPEPPTEDGADWSEVQQNKYKQDQKKDATALRYLKQGVSKSIYPRIFNKRKTKEAWEVLQKEFHGNDKVVSIKLQSLWRDFDNLLMKESENIRSFFSRVAEIVNNIQSLGDNIQDKRVVEKILRSLPPKFDHCVAAIEESKDLSNLSMFELMSSLQAHEERINRSSKQPLEQAFQSKVGFSDKKPNNFGASKNSWQNKNQSGKGKWERNDRGKDEQRSEVRKNSHDGPYCIICKKDNHNSKDCRFKCTRCRIPNHSQRDCWHQKKQGKEHANISKEEKEDIMFYTCMSDETEDQNVWYIDSGCSNHMTSKLDSFVELDRNFSSEVKLGDGKIQKVEGKGTIEVYSKQGNKKHISDVLYVPNLAQNLLSVGQLIQKGYLVHFGDDACMIIDKKQNLIVA from the coding sequence ATGGCTGGAAATTTGCAGATCACGATGTTCAAATATTCTTCGACGGAAGTACCTATATTTGAAGGAGAGCATTATGATTATTGGAGCACCGAAATGATGGATTTCTTCATCACCGAAGATTTATGGGATATCATTGAAAATGATTATCCAGAACCACCTACCGAAGATGGTGCAGATTGGAGTGAAGttcaacaaaataaatacaaacaAGATCAGAAGAAAGATGCTACTGCACTTCGATATTTAAAGCAAGGGGTTAGTAAATCTATCTACCCTAGAATATTcaacaaaagaaaaacaaaagaagCATGGGAAGTCTTGCAAAAAGAATTTCATGGAAATGATAAAGTTGTGTCTATCAAGCTTCAATCTCTATGGAGAGATTTCGATAATCTCTTGATGAAAGAAAGCGAAAATATCAGAAGTTTCTTCTCCAGAGTTGCAGAAATTGTGAATAATATTCAAAGCCTTGGAGATAATATTCAAGACAAACGAGTGGTCGAGAAAATCTTGAGAAGTTTACCACCAAAATTCGATCATTGTGTTGCAGCAATCGAAGAATCGAAGGATCTTTCCAACTTGTCGATGTTTGAATTAATGAGCTCTCTTCAAGCACATGAAGAAAGAATTAATCGGTCATCAAAACAACCTTTGGAGCAGGCATTTCAATCCAAAGTTGgattttctgataagaaaccGAATAATTTTGGAGCTTCAAAGAATTCATGGCAGAATAAAAATCAAAGTGGCAAAGGAAAGTGGGAGAGAAATGATCGAGGAAAAGATGAACAAAGAAGTGAGGTGCGAAAAAATTCTCATGATGGTCCTTATTGCATCATATGCAAGAAAGATAATCACAATTCGAAAGATTGTCGTTTCAAGTGTACAAGATGCCGGATTCCTAATCATTCTCAAAGAGATTGTTGGCATCAAAAGAAACAAGGAAAAGAGCATGCCAACATTTCAAAGGAAGAAAAAGAAGATATCATGTTCTACACTTGTATGAGTGATGAAACTGAAGATCAAAATGTTTGGTATATCGACAGTGGTTGTAGTAACCACATGACGAGTAAGCTTGACAGCTTTGTGGAACTTGACAGAAATTTTTCTTCTGAGGTAAAGCTTGGAGATGGCAAGATACAAAAGGTGGAAGGGAAAGGAACCATCGAGGTTTACTCCAAGCAAGGTAACAAAAAACACATCTCAGATGTTCTTTATGTGCCAAATCTAGCTCAGAATCTGCTAAGTGTTGGTCAACTTATTCAAAAGGGTTATTTGGTTCATTTTGGTGACGATGCTTGCATGATTATTGATAAGAAGCAAAATTTGATTGTTGCTTGA
- the LOC140841804 gene encoding protein EARLY-RESPONSIVE TO DEHYDRATION 7, chloroplastic-like — MSSKSEKKPSSSLYPSVQKEGLARNIFIEEEGEEARYEEVQKASSESSEEVLIRIPGAIVHLIDKERSVELACGEFSIIQLRQGDNYVAALARMGEEIQWPLAKDEAAVKLDESHYFFTLRIPNEDYETGGDNILNYGLTIAAKGQEPLLRQLDSVLEKFSAFKVEKAPEAVEKGWLASAKDVSPAEMEGKKEEMERSASAYWTTLAPNVEDYSGSVARMIAAGSGQVVRGILWCSDVTADRLKWGNEFLKKRMTKGSSSEVSPQALRRMKRVKQMTRMSENVALGILSGVVKVSGFFISPVANSKVGQKCFSILPGEIILASLDGFNKVCDAVEVAGKNVMSTTSVVTTSLVSHKYGEKAAEVTSNGLGAAGHIFGVTWAVFKIRKALNPKSVLNPSTFMKATAQANSAKLKAKPNNPSISNS, encoded by the exons ATGTCTTCGAAAAGTGAGAAGAAGCCTAGTTCTTCTCTGTACCCTTCTGTTCAGAAGGAGGGTTTGGCAAGAAATATTTTTATAGAAGAGGAAGGAGAAGAAGCCAGGTACGAGGAGGTGCAAAAAGCTTCGTCCGAGTCTTCTGAGGAAGTACTCATCAGAATCCCAGGTGCTATTGTTCACTTAATCGACAAAGAAAGGAGTGTTGAGCTTGCCTGTGGAGAATTCTCTATAATTCAGCTGAGACAGGGTGATAACTATGTGGCCGCTTTAGCTCGCATGGGGGAGGAAATCCAGTGGCCGCTGGCGAAAGACGAGGCGGCGGTGAAGCTGGATGAATCCCACTACTTTTTCACTCTCAGGATCCCGAATGAAGATTACGAAACTGGTGGTGACAATATTTTGAATTATGGGTTGACGATAGCTGCAAAAGGGCAAGAGCCTTTGTTGAGGCAATTGGATTCGGTGCTTGAGAAATTCAGCGCGTTTAAGGTGGAGAAGGCACCGGAAGCGGTGGAAAAAGGGTGGTTGGCGTCGGCGAAAGACGTGTCCCCAGCCGAGATGGAGGGGAAAAAGGAGGAAATGGAGAGAAGCGCCTCCGCGTACTGGACAACTTTGGCTCCGAACGTGGAGGACTACAGCGGGAGTGTCGCGAGGATGATTGCTGCGGGTTCTGGGCAGGTGGTGCGAGGGATATTGTGGTGTAGTGATGTGACTGCGGATAGGCTCAAGTGGGGGAATGAGTTCTTGAAGAAAAGGATGACAAAGGGATCGAGTTCAGAAGTTAGTCCTCAGGCATTGAGAAGGATGAAAag GGTTAAGCAGATGACAAGAATGTCTGAGAATGTTGCTCTCGGAATACTCTCTGGGGTTGTGAAGGTGTCTGGATTCTTCATAAGTCCAGTCGCTAACTCGAAAGTGGGGCAGAAATGCTTCAGCATTCTCCCCGGAGAAATCATTCTTGCTTCCCTGGATGGGTTCA ACAAGGTTTGTGATGCTGTCGAAGTCGCTGGAAAAAATGTCATGTCGACTACTTCAGTCGTGACCACGAGCCTCGTCTCTCACAA GTACGGAGAAAAAGCAGCAGAAGTGACTAGTAACGGGTTGGGCGCCGCTGGGCATATTTTCGGGGTTACTTGGGCTGTGTTCAAGATAAGGAAGGCTTTAAATCCCAAAAGTGTGCTGAATCCCTCGACTTTCATGAAGGCTACGGCTCAAGCTAATTCTGCTAAGTTGAAGGCTAAACCGAATAATCCATCCATTTCCAATTCATGA
- the LOC140841805 gene encoding proteasome subunit alpha type-7 isoform X1 → MARYDRAITVFSPDGHLFQVEYALEAVRKGNAVVGVRGTDTIVLAVEKKSTPKLQDSRSVRKIVNLDDHIALACAGLKADARVLINRARIECQSHKLTIEDPVTVEYITRYIAALQQKYTQSGGVRPFGLSTLIIGFDPHTGTPSLYQTDPSGTFSAWKANATGRNSNSIREFLEKNYKETSGQETVKLAIRALLEVVEGGGKNIEVAVMTKEHGLRQLEEAEIDAIVADIEAEKVAAEAAKKTPSTK, encoded by the exons ATGGCGCGATATGACAGAGCTATAACTGTGTTCTCGCCGGATGGTCACCTTTTCCAGGTGGAGTACGCCCTCGAGGCCGTTCGGAAAGGAAACGCGGTCGTCGGTGTTCGTGGTACCGACACCATTGTGTTGGCCGTCGAAAAGAAGTCCACACCCAAGCTTCAGGATTCCAG ATCAGTGAGAAAGATTGTCAATTTGGACGATCACATTGCCTTGGCCTGTGCAGGGCTAAAAGCAGATGCGCGTGTGCTTATAAATCGGGCACGTATTGAGTGCCAGAGTCATAAGCTTACAATTGAGGACCCTGTTACAGTTGAATACATAACTCGGTACATTGCTGCTCTTCAGCAGAAGTACACACAAAGTGGTGGTGTCAGACCTTTTGGACTTTCAACTCTAATCATTGGTTTTGACCCACACACTGGTACTCCATCGCTCTATCAAACCGATCCATCTGGGACTTTTTCAGCTTGGAAAGCAAATGCAACTGGTAGAAACTCAAACTCTATCCGAGAGTTTTTGGAGAAGAATTACAAGGAAACTTCTGGCCAAGAAACTGTGAAGTTAGCCATTCGTGCATTGCTTGAG GTTGTCGAGGGTGGTGGAAAAAACATTGAAGTTGCGGTGATGACTAAAGAACATGGACTGAGGCAGCTTGAAGAGGCTGAAATAGATGCCATTGTTGCTGATATAGAAGCAGAGAAAGTAGCTGCTGAGGCTGCCAAGAAAACCCCTTCAACGAAATAA
- the LOC140841805 gene encoding proteasome subunit alpha type-7 isoform X2, whose protein sequence is MVTFSRWSTPSRPFGKETRSSVFVVPTPLCWPSKRSPHPSFRIPGLKADARVLINRARIECQSHKLTIEDPVTVEYITRYIAALQQKYTQSGGVRPFGLSTLIIGFDPHTGTPSLYQTDPSGTFSAWKANATGRNSNSIREFLEKNYKETSGQETVKLAIRALLEVVEGGGKNIEVAVMTKEHGLRQLEEAEIDAIVADIEAEKVAAEAAKKTPSTK, encoded by the exons ATGGTCACCTTTTCCAGGTGGAGTACGCCCTCGAGGCCGTTCGGAAAGGAAACGCGGTCGTCGGTGTTCGTGGTACCGACACCATTGTGTTGGCCGTCGAAAAGAAGTCCACACCCAAGCTTCAGGATTCCAG GGCTAAAAGCAGATGCGCGTGTGCTTATAAATCGGGCACGTATTGAGTGCCAGAGTCATAAGCTTACAATTGAGGACCCTGTTACAGTTGAATACATAACTCGGTACATTGCTGCTCTTCAGCAGAAGTACACACAAAGTGGTGGTGTCAGACCTTTTGGACTTTCAACTCTAATCATTGGTTTTGACCCACACACTGGTACTCCATCGCTCTATCAAACCGATCCATCTGGGACTTTTTCAGCTTGGAAAGCAAATGCAACTGGTAGAAACTCAAACTCTATCCGAGAGTTTTTGGAGAAGAATTACAAGGAAACTTCTGGCCAAGAAACTGTGAAGTTAGCCATTCGTGCATTGCTTGAG GTTGTCGAGGGTGGTGGAAAAAACATTGAAGTTGCGGTGATGACTAAAGAACATGGACTGAGGCAGCTTGAAGAGGCTGAAATAGATGCCATTGTTGCTGATATAGAAGCAGAGAAAGTAGCTGCTGAGGCTGCCAAGAAAACCCCTTCAACGAAATAA
- the LOC140841806 gene encoding myb-related protein 308-like yields the protein MGRSPCCEKAHTNKGAWTKEEDDRLIAYIRAHGEGCWRSLPKSAGLLRCGKSCRLRWINYLRPDLKRGNFTEDEDELIIKLHSLLGNKWSVIAGRLPGRTDNEIKNYWNTHIRRKLISRGIDPTTHRSINEPASPPVQEIKTISFNSAPKETISTTSTTACGLSSKVEEMIHAQEPGPDLNLELRISLPYQQDPFKTGGGRSSGGNSSTLCYDCSMPGIHKTEDCSCITTNSLISGSSNSERYDFLGLKTGVLDYRSLEMK from the exons ATGGGAAGGTCTCCTTGCTGTGAGAAAGCTCACACTAACAAAGGAGCATGGACCAAAGAAGAAGATGATCGCCTTATTGCTTACATAAGGGCTCACGGTGAGGGATGCTGGCGGTCACTGCCCAAATCTGCCGGTCTTCTCCGCTGCGGCAAGAGCTGCCGCCTCCGGTGGATCAATTACTTGAGGCCTGATCTCAAGCGTGGCAACTTCACAGAAGATGAAGATGAACTCATCATCAAACTCCATAGCCTTCTTGGTAACAA ATGGTCTGTTATTGCCGGAAGATTACCGGGAAGAACGGATAACGAGATAAAGAATTATTGGAACACTCATATAAGAAGAAAACTCATAAGCCGTGGGATTGATCCCACAACCCACAGATCAATCAACGAACCCGCATCACCTCCAGTACAAGAAATCAAAACCATCTCTTTCAATTCTGCCCCAAAAGAAACTATAAGTACTACCAGCACCACTGCATGTGGGCTTTCAAGTAAAGTAGAAGAGATGATCCATGCTCAAGAACCGGGTCCGGACCTGAATCTGGAGCTCCGAATCAGCCTCCCATACCAGCAAGATCCATTCAAGACAGGAGGAGGAAGGAGCAGCGGCGGCAACAGTAGTACCCTGTGCTATGATTGTAGCATGCCGGGTATACACAAGACTGAAGATTGCAGTTGTATTACCACCAACAGTTTAATTAGTGGCAGCAGCAATTCTGAGAGATATGACTTTCTTGGGTTGAAGACTGGAGTTTTGGATTACAGAAGCttggaaatgaaatga